Proteins encoded in a region of the Candidatus Korarchaeota archaeon NZ13-K genome:
- a CDS encoding TIGR00266 family protein → MRYEITSRPSYSLLKLSLSPGESVTAEAGALIFMSPDFEVQTGAYGGVFRSLKRALLGGESIFLNTFRAL, encoded by the coding sequence ATGAGATACGAGATCACCTCCAGGCCCAGCTACAGCCTCCTCAAGTTGAGCCTGAGTCCAGGGGAGAGCGTCACGGCCGAGGCAGGCGCGCTCATATTCATGAGCCCCGACTTCGAGGTCCAGACCGGAGCATACGGGGGAGTCTTTAGATCCCTGAAGAGGGCTCTCCTTGGCGGGGAATCGATATTCCTCAACACGTTCAGGGCCTTGAG